From Diaminobutyricibacter sp. McL0608, one genomic window encodes:
- a CDS encoding alpha/beta fold hydrolase, translating into MVFEHDVRLSDGRTVRVYDTGAAESDALTVVWFHGSPQTGALLDPLLEAASARRIRLLSYARPGYRGSTRVPGRDVASAAIDVEGFADALGLGGFAVMGASGGGPHALACAALLPGRVPAAATFATLAPFDAGIDWFGGMASDGAALRAAVEGPDARTAFEETAEFDPLSFNDRDYATLAGSWTSLGADVGIASGDGPEGLITDDLAFVQPWGFEIADIAAPVLLAQGGDDRVVPATHAEWLVGTMADAELWLRPRDGHISILEAAPVAFDWLLAHAR; encoded by the coding sequence GTGGTCTTCGAACATGACGTCCGACTCTCCGATGGTCGCACTGTGCGCGTCTACGACACGGGAGCGGCGGAATCCGACGCGCTGACCGTCGTCTGGTTCCACGGCTCACCCCAGACCGGGGCACTCCTCGACCCGCTCCTCGAGGCTGCGTCGGCCAGGCGCATCCGCCTGCTCTCGTACGCGCGACCGGGCTACCGCGGCTCGACGCGAGTGCCCGGAAGGGACGTCGCCTCGGCGGCGATCGACGTCGAAGGGTTCGCCGACGCACTCGGGCTGGGCGGTTTCGCCGTGATGGGCGCATCCGGAGGGGGACCGCATGCCCTCGCGTGCGCAGCGCTCCTGCCGGGCCGGGTGCCGGCCGCAGCGACGTTCGCCACGCTCGCTCCGTTCGACGCCGGCATCGACTGGTTCGGGGGCATGGCCTCGGACGGGGCAGCGCTGCGCGCCGCGGTCGAGGGTCCGGATGCGCGGACGGCATTCGAGGAGACCGCGGAGTTCGACCCGCTGAGTTTCAACGACCGCGACTACGCCACCCTCGCCGGGTCCTGGACGTCCCTCGGGGCGGATGTCGGGATCGCGTCAGGCGACGGGCCCGAGGGCCTGATCACCGACGACCTCGCCTTCGTCCAGCCCTGGGGATTCGAGATCGCGGACATCGCAGCACCCGTCCTCCTCGCTCAGGGCGGGGATGACCGGGTGGTGCCCGCGACGCACGCAGAGTGGCTGGTCGGCACCATGGCGGATGCTGAGCTGTGGCTGCGCCCGCGTGACGGTCATATCTCGATTCTGGAGGCGGCGCCCGTCGCGTTCGACTGGCTGCTCGCGCACGCCCGCTGA
- a CDS encoding MBL fold metallo-hydrolase yields MFDWLCAACAVEYPPGDQPPAECPICLDERQYVPLSGQAWTSLQLLAERGSRVEIAEAEPDLYILNTTPETGIGQYAKLVRTSQGNLLWDPTGFVDEAAAAQVTALGGARYIVASHPHMYGAQSTWARYLDAEILVAEADREWVQRDDPHIRTFSGDVELLPGVTLRTIGGHFPGSAIVHWAPGAEGRGVVLAGDTFFPGPSGRWVTFMRSFPNAIPMSAAVVGRVAGAVTAHAFDRAYGNFGNRIMSDARGAVQRSADRYIAWVSGANDHLT; encoded by the coding sequence ATGTTTGACTGGCTCTGCGCCGCGTGCGCTGTCGAATATCCGCCCGGCGACCAGCCTCCCGCCGAATGCCCGATCTGCCTGGACGAGCGCCAGTACGTCCCATTGTCCGGCCAGGCCTGGACCTCCCTGCAGCTGCTCGCGGAGCGGGGGAGCAGGGTCGAGATCGCCGAGGCCGAGCCTGACCTCTACATTCTGAACACCACTCCGGAGACGGGAATCGGCCAGTACGCGAAGCTCGTGCGCACCAGCCAGGGCAACCTCCTGTGGGATCCGACCGGGTTCGTCGACGAGGCCGCCGCGGCACAGGTCACAGCGCTGGGCGGTGCCCGGTACATCGTGGCCAGTCACCCGCACATGTACGGCGCCCAGAGTACGTGGGCGCGGTACCTCGATGCGGAGATCCTCGTGGCCGAGGCGGATCGCGAGTGGGTGCAGCGCGACGATCCGCACATCCGGACGTTCTCCGGTGATGTCGAGCTCCTCCCCGGGGTGACGCTCCGGACGATCGGCGGCCACTTTCCCGGCAGCGCCATCGTGCACTGGGCTCCGGGGGCAGAAGGCCGCGGCGTCGTCCTCGCCGGTGACACGTTCTTCCCGGGACCCTCGGGCCGCTGGGTCACGTTCATGCGCAGCTTCCCGAACGCGATCCCGATGTCGGCCGCGGTCGTCGGCCGGGTCGCCGGCGCCGTGACCGCACACGCCTTCGATCGCGCCTACGGCAATTTCGGCAACCGCATCATGTCGGATGCTCGCGGGGCCGTCCAGCGCTCGGCGGACCGGTACATCGCGTGGGTCAGCGGGGCGAACGACCACCTCACGTGA
- a CDS encoding alpha/beta hydrolase, whose product MAGQPVVFIHGLWLHATSWNPWIEFFRNEGYDPVAPGWPGEPDTVEEARANPDAVADKSIDDITAHYAAIIEAFEEPPVIIGHSFGGLITEKLIGQGYGNAGVAIDPAQIKGVLPLPLAQLKSALPGLGNPANLKHAVSLTEKEFKFGFGNELTDEESKDLFDAVAIPSPARPLFEAASANFRVHSQAKVDTGNEDRGPLLLVSGTKDHTVPDVTTEATLKQYRDSNAVTDLTKFHGRGHSLVIDHGWRDVATEVLVWLRQQNANE is encoded by the coding sequence ATGGCAGGTCAGCCCGTCGTCTTCATCCACGGTCTGTGGCTTCACGCCACCAGCTGGAACCCCTGGATCGAGTTCTTCCGCAACGAAGGCTACGATCCGGTCGCTCCGGGCTGGCCCGGCGAGCCGGACACCGTCGAGGAGGCGCGTGCGAATCCGGATGCGGTGGCCGACAAGAGCATCGACGACATCACCGCGCACTACGCGGCGATCATCGAAGCGTTCGAGGAGCCGCCTGTCATCATCGGGCACTCGTTCGGCGGACTGATCACCGAGAAGCTGATCGGGCAGGGCTACGGAAATGCGGGAGTCGCCATCGACCCCGCGCAGATCAAGGGTGTGCTTCCGCTCCCTCTCGCGCAGCTCAAGTCGGCTCTTCCCGGTCTCGGGAACCCGGCCAACCTCAAGCATGCCGTGTCGCTCACCGAGAAGGAGTTCAAGTTCGGCTTTGGCAATGAACTGACCGACGAGGAGTCGAAGGACCTGTTCGACGCGGTGGCCATACCGTCGCCCGCCCGCCCGCTGTTCGAGGCAGCATCCGCGAACTTCCGTGTCCACTCGCAGGCGAAGGTCGACACCGGGAACGAAGACCGCGGACCGCTGCTGCTCGTGTCGGGCACGAAGGACCACACGGTTCCCGATGTGACGACCGAAGCCACACTCAAGCAGTACCGGGACTCGAACGCGGTCACCGACCTGACGAAGTTCCACGGCCGCGGCCACTCGCTCGTCATCGACCACGGGTGGCGCGACGTGGCGACAGAGGTCCTTGTCTGGCTTCGCCAGCAGAACGCGAACGAGTAG